The following nucleotide sequence is from Nothobranchius furzeri strain GRZ-AD chromosome 11, NfurGRZ-RIMD1, whole genome shotgun sequence.
AGTAGGTGGAGGGAggttaccctctcattcactggggtaaaccccaacgtacaggcaccaagatgggggcaactagtatgcccacccctgctcggtgcctctcagtgggagcaactccagagtggtagagaaTCCAACCCCTGTCaatgaaactggttccagagccagagccatgcgttgaggtgagtccgactatatctagtcggaacctctcaacctcacacaccaactcaggctccttcccctccAGAGAggggacattccatgtgccaagagccagcttctgtagccgaggatcagaccgccaatgtccccgccctcgactaccacctgtcacacactgcacctgacccctttggcccctcccatgagtggtgagcccatgggaagggggacccacgtttcctcttcgggctgtgcccggccgggttccatgggtgaaagcccggccaccaggtgcttgccaacgtgccccacctccaggcctggctccagaggggggccccagtgacccacgtctgggcgagggaacacggtttccatttatataaatcatcataagaggtcttcgggctgctctttgtctgatccctcacctgggCCCTGTTgggcatgggtgaccctaccagaggcagaaagcctcagacaacttagctcctaggatcattgggatactcaaacccctccaccacggtaaggtggcagcccagggagaggattTACCAGActtggagcctctacaagataatgcattttagcctataattctatatattctgtggacactgtgcaactttttcatttgtagcactcagtttcagctcacgctgtgtctggtagcaacacgttggacctaaaaatgtgctaaaaatagcagtttttacacaacacgtcagactttttattgttattgatgtctgttgtccctcgggattgctgcaggaggacacaggtatttatgagagtggcggaggaaaacgaaagaaaggaaataaatgttgtgtgatcagtataatttgacataaccatggCAAACATGCATTCTCGAtactccttgttattgtgtgaggaaaaaaagtgtagaaattaaaacggatgtgtgttaatagggaaacagctggcgagccatgtttgtgcatgcgccgtgagcggttctggtgctgttagaTTCTCACGCGAGggaaaaatcggctcaggttgtatacttactttttgcacaggcatttgtttattgtgaagtaaagttgaagtgccgaagttttgaaaactaattttgaataaaacttgaagaataactggcaattgcttgctcattttaagaggtctttcatatttcatGACAtgctataatggtttacaaacacaaaggggtaatttattagagtacacgattacaaaaatattcgatagctgcagccctagttgtaatcaagcccccacaatcagggacagaaattgaggccaatgcggaagtgaagtaaatagttccaccctcatccactaggggctggtgtcagaagcaggggcggatgtaggactgaagaagatccggggcttaacacacacatgcacgtgcgcgcgcacacacgcgcgcgctcacacgtgacacgcactagtcatcatatatatatatatatatatatatatatatatatatgtcttgtaccacataatttttaatctgaagctacatattaagcatattcagggcagagtattgttcctgttagtgtttagtgtgagatgatagtaaatattccctttctttccccaacaactttacctgacagtaagctaactttaggcaaaccagcagcaccacaaatattttcaaataagacccacaaacctgagtcaacaccagtctcatcaaagctggggttctgttgttgtacttttggtctaaaaaaacgtccttatgtccatcttcactcatgtgtttcaggcagagagtgtagaagaagccggctgctgaagggcttcttcttcagtggtggaggctcaggcaggctgtatacaaactactgccagctgcgccctctctgttggactttggtactgcatgttacttccgcgatttagatccggggcttatcatgaaagatccggggcttcagcccaagtagccgggcctaacgccgcccctggtcagaagtgagcaaattctcattgactcccatgttaaaaataccaatttcacagcagaaaaaacatgtttacagcctggtaccaaaacatgtttttggtttaaatgatctagtttacactcatgacaactctgagggggtgaatttttttctcactcctctgtttaagtgtattaaaagcctaaaattctgtataattaatgagcatcagacccacgtgaccgcagagctagctccgtggaaaggcctcagtctgagcctcggcctcgtctgaaaactgttccgtcattttcagtctctcaacttagaccattagttgtgccattcgtgcgttcttttttggatattatttgtgcaattgttggacaaaatgacttgctgtggcattaattgcactaatagagcatccaaggagtctccactttattttttttggtaagtaaaattatatttatatattttaggtcactgccgaactgagcttagattttaacatgtactgtttaaccatgaaatttaaaattaatagggtaaaacccagtgcatttaacatgatgctgctctttagaaaatgggttgaaatataacatgttggtggagctgggttcccactatcggcttgttgagctctcgggagacctctgttttccacccgtttctcccctccccacagctcggcgcatctctgtctgatcgccgcggctcctgtctgctgcccgggctgctggcttgtggagctctcggatggaaaccgatgttttctacCCGTTTCTCCTCAGTGGCAGctgtgcgcatctcagatcgcagcggcgcttgtctgatgtgcagctgctggcttgtggagctcttgggaaacctctgtgttccacccggttttacccagcggtcagcccggcgtatctctgactcagaagctctggtgttgtgcacagttaactccggttgtagctaggttgctacctccgttagcttagctcccacctccgcgttagttttgggttagcttcaggttagcttgtagctagttcgaccgggtgtcgtcagttgatcccagacttacagcctcaccctcagctccacccctcttcccttttgtggagttGTCTGGGCAGGACGgatcctgtgacacagtcaaaatggcggtggtggccacctcccatttctcctaaaaaatgtgttattggagcctatggaaataaattgtccagtatatatgtcgatggttgtaaTACATGTTATGCTTGATCTACTATTTCAGATTTTTGTTCATGTACATTTACATTTTctattcagaaatttctgaagaaaaatcaaatgctttttttattaCAGTTGTAACACACTGTTTTGGTTTAAATTTCCAATTCTAAACCACACACCAGCTTTAAATGttaatacagtaatccctcgtttatcgcggtagatgcgttccagacctggccgcgataggtgaaaatctgcgaagtagggactcccagcatgcccctcgcggggattccctccacgtcgcacctacgtcacaaaccgcggctataaacggaagtcgcctttccagctcaccactcagtcatcgtttcttcagattcatgatcagagtttccaacctaccgatcaatccaacgaactatcagctcttaagccccattcccacctgtaccgggtcggcccgggccgggtagcataggttgtttacatatctgggtggcctggaattttcccgggccaaccaaggctcattctcggccctcttcccgaggggtactgcttcaggccgaccagggccaacacacccactgctgacagcacattcacaccttccattagagcaagcctctgattggtgggtagaatcagcccattcacaccttccattagagcaagcctctgattggtgggtagaatcagcccacatgggcttaaggcaaggatgtgtggaatcaaccgggccaggctggggccgactggggctacccggcccgggccgacccggtacaggtgggaatggggctatagtaagttatcttacttacttctggaaagcccggcatttccgtgtcacttcgttgacgctcgaacgctcgggggattcctagatcagccggcgtttcaccgacgctatcacttccgcgtctgtgaaaccacgctccctacaagctcagctcccgaatccagccgacctgtctgacatacagtactatattgaattatcgtatgatcacattctcttttttgtgggtaaaacttaagaaaaaaattttttttacttgttttttttagttttattacaaaaagtgcattttatgatgaaattgatgaaaaaaacaagaatttcttgatatttcgcatagaaaaataccgcgaatcagtgaaaaataccgcaaatctgcgaattccccctgaaaaatgctccaaagaaaaaatccgcgaagcagcgaatccgcgatgaacgaaccgcgaagtagcgagggattactgtagcccAATAAAAGCAGGGTTatacttaaaataattaaatctaagaccatctgaccttcagctcttgctgggtaggttcgcggccgaatgtgaagcggctgggatgaggatcagcacctccaaatctgagaccatggttctcgaccggaaaagggtggcttgccacctccgggtcgggggagaggtcctacctcaagtggaggagtttaagtatctcggggtcttgttcacgagtgagggtaggagggatcgggagatcgacaggcggattggttcggcgtctgcagtgatgcggacgctgacccgatctgtcgtggggaagagggagctgagccagaaagccaggctctcgatttaccggtcgatctacgtcccaatcctcacctatggtcatgagctttgggtaatgaccgaaagaacgagatcgcggatacaagcggccgaaatgagtttcctccgtagggtggccgggctcagccttagagatagggtgaggagctcggacattcgggagggactcggagtagaaccgctgctcctccggatcgaaaggagccagttgaggtggtttgggcatctggtcaggatgcctcctggacgcctccctggggaggtgtttcgggcatgtcctgccggcagaaggcccccgggtcgacccaggacacgttggagaggttacatctccaatctggtccgggaacgccttggggtcctgccggaggagctggtggacaaggccggggagaggacggcctggagctccctagttgggatgctgcccccgcgacccggacccggataagcggaggaagacgagacgagagacgagacgagagaccatCAGAAAAATTGTGATCTTGACCACTGTCTTGATACAGGAATCTTTAATCAGTTATCGTACTCATTCATATGCACTTAGCCCCTTTATTATGGTATGTGTGATGTGAACACCCCTCCCAGGGTAGTGTCTGCATTCTGATTGCTTTCTAGTTTTTATTAGTTATATTTCTTGAGTGAGTGTTTAATTTTAACACTGTACCATGTTTTGCTTGCAATTTGTGACAATGCATCGTGTGTTTGTAGATCATCAATTGCAGTTTGTCAAAATAAGGGGGGCCCAGAACCTTATCTTGCATAGGGCCCCCACAATGCTAGAAATGGCCCTGGACAAATTTTCTGTAAAAATTCCAACACCAATCTTATAAATTGGACCTAATAACATGTTGACGACATAGCACtgcatataaataaatgaaaactcaCTTTGGGGCTTAATTAAGGCTGATTTGGCCTTTCTTCTGCTTTCTCAGTGGGATTTTAAGCCTGTAACGGACTTGGGAGTGTCTTTATGAGACCTTTCCTGTTCAGACACTTTTGTTTATATCAGTTACATGGATACtagctttaaataaaacacaaatttcACTACTCTTTCTCCTCCTTTATTTATAAATGATTAACCAACAACATTGAAAAGTTGCTTAAGAGACATCTCAACGCTTCACTTATGTCACAGGTTTTTGTTGAGAAACAACAGCATATTCACTGTTTTCCCTTTGAGTCTGCTCCTTTTTTTGCTCAAAACCTCTCCCGCCTTTGAAAAGATTCTCTCGGCAGGTACTGAAGAAGCaaccaggcccggagtggctaatcgggagggtctggagaattcccggtgggccgcgcgatgtttgggccgcatgggccggtgctctcgtttttgtttttttatcattttatttttattttttggtgccggtgttcagtcatggcactgaggccgccgggctgatctcatacgctcctcccggctgtctctggctggctctacctgcaggctgcagctcgttattttttttccctgtatgcgcctgtgcgcaccacgtgaccacgcagttgacggaaagatggaaagtagaaagagcaagggtggcgcggagaaggcaagaattaaaaagaggaaagcgctggaaacagatgcagctaaatgtgcaaaaatgagcaccttttttttctcaaacaagctcgcggtctttaacttcaaatgaaaataaaacgggtaaggcaagtcaagatgttaaactttaccggctgcaaatcaccattcaagttaattaagcatcaataatgaattatatgatgtcatgacataacgttatgtaatataattaacagtatgatgtgactgatgccaccaaactgtcttgttgcccctcagagtcaaacacaagatccaataggcctaataagcaccaggcagaagcccACAATTCCGGAGCGGGCATGTacgggtaggattacttattgagtcagtgaactgaatattattaaaatttatatgatgaaaactatcctggctctatatgaaagtgttctaaaatgctagatgattcagcattgataagaaagcgtgtaaaaaaggaaaatgaatgctgaattgtgacaattttcacacaatgtagtgtcagaagaagagccaggagccagcagtgagggtattgctcctgttgggatagaaggtgagccaactcatgtgcaaacaagcaaacattagtttcattataataattttaatgtccaaataatagtagtgacctgttgtatttttattagtaaatgcacaaagcccacaacagatcgttattagaatgaaagtaaaatgaaataagcctgcatattttgccatagaaaatattttaattggttacaaagatgtgttttccatatcaaatgtgctaaagctttacagatgattattttaattgcgtgcaggtgagtctagggaaactggaaaaagtgtgaaagggagtgctgagtcatttcattttaaaggtttgaaaatctcagaacagctgtttgaacagaaggtagattgttatattgttagagaatgtgttgtaaagaacaatgttggagatgtgcactgatgttcaattaaacctacattgtaaagcaactctttcttgcacctttcttgcactgaattacaaggctttaccgagtagtgtgcttttgtaaacTATACATATGAAGTTGtagcatgattttaataataattcgttaagtgggccggtctggggtctgaaactccagggctgaaaatgtgtcccactccggccctggaaGCAACAACTCCCAGGCATCTTACTGCAAGTTTACTCAGAGCTGGAAAGGTTTGTTCATGCTCCTGCCACCAAAGTAGTGGATCCTTATCTCGAGGAATTAATTTTTCCTCTGAGTATCGACGTACTTCAATTAATACATCAGTGGAAGCAGAGCGATGGTGTTGGTTAGACATAACCTGCTTGTCAAAATCTGTCCATATCCCTCCTTTTGTTGCAGTTGAACCTGATGCTGTAGGGCTCTGGTTATACCCTGAGGTAGAAGGTACTGAAGCAGAAGGTTCTTCTGAGGTAGAACAAGCAGTGGAGACTGAACCTGGAGTTGGAGGGACAGCTGACTGTCCTGCCTGATAGACTTCCTGCATTTCAGCACAAAGACGTATTTtcataacctcaacactgtcttTGTCTCGAAAACCAAAATGTTTAAACCTAACATCCACAAATGTGCTGGCAGCTAGACAGTGAATGGTTTCAACACCCCTGAATCTGCGCTGGCATTGCTGTGCCAGCTGTGTGGCAAGTGAGTTGCTCTGACGTTCACAAGCTGATACAGCTCTGCGAATGAGTGATACAAGTGGAATCACCGTGGATACTGAAATATGTTTTTCAGATGAAACTTCCCGTGTCACTTCTTCAAATGGCTGTAGTGCATCAACTATCTGCTTGATGAGGGACAATTCTCCCTGATTCAAGCACAATGTGTTCTTCCCTAAAAGGCAGAGGGCAGTGGTCACGGCTTCATTTTGCTCACAAAGCCTTTCCAGCATGTAACAGACAGAGTTCCAGCAGGTTTCTACTGACTGAATTAGCTTGTGTTCTGCCACTTTCAACTGTTGTTGAATATCTCTGAGCTTCTCTGTGGCCTTACTGCTGTGGTGAAAATATGACACAATTGCACTGCATTTTTCCAGGACCTGCACAACTTCAGGGACAGCTTTTAGACTGGCTTTTACAATTAGATTCAGTGTATGTGCAAAACAAGGATGATGCCTCCATCCAGCCTTGTGTACTGCAGCAACCATATTTGCACCGTTGTCTGTAACAACTGCCACCACCTTCTCAGTAATGCCCCATTCTTCTGTGATTCGCTTAAGCTCTAAGCTGATATTGTCTGCTGTGTGTGTTCCATGGAAAGTATGGGTTTCCAACGCAAATTCCCTCATTTGCCAATTTTCAATGAGATGGCATGTTACGGTCAAATATGCCTCTGTGGACactgatgtccacatatcagaggTTAGTACAACACTAGAAGCATTTTTCAAAGATGCTCTTACTTTTTCTTTACATTCTGTGAACATATTTACAAGAACAGTCTCAGTTAGTTTCTTCCTTCCTGGAAGTTTGTATTTTGGGTCAAGAGCTCTCACAAATTGTTGGAAACCTTGATCCTCCACTATGGACATAGGCTGGAGGTCCTTCACAATCATCTCTCCTAGGTATCTTGTGAGTGTTGCTGCTCTTGGAGAATCGTCTACAAATATAAAATACAAAGGGCACATAAAATGAAGGTATAGCACATGATTAAATACAGCAACTTACACTGAGGAGAAAGGAAAATTGGAGTTTACATACACCTGCTGTTTTATATAAAATGCTTTGGCTCAAATTAAAATTGCCAATAAAATGCacaataaatacatttatttatgcCTACATATGAAATATTCAGTTCATTATTAAGTCAAATGCGCTGACTAATTGAGAATTAAACAATGCAACTTTAACTGAAAAATGTTATTAACTTTGTTTCTGTCTATGGAATGTTTTCTTGACCTTGTGTAAATTTTAATAACACTTGGTGTATGTAATCCGCTTTAAATCAATCTACTCTACATGAAATATCACCTGACAAAAATAGGGTAATTAAACTTATGCTGCTACTTAATATTTATTAATTGCAGTCCATACAGTTTAAATTTAAATTCAACAGCAGAAAACCTAAGCCTACAACATTCCAGTCCTAAACAGCTCCATATTCTCTCCATTTGTACCTGGATAGTTCTTGCCTGATGACCAAAGGACTCCACGAGTGATGCCTGTTTCACgctagctgcagcagcagcacctgGCTCGCTCCTCTCGTCTTCTGTCCTCCTCACCATGAAGTCGTCATATTCTTTCTTctggtttatttttaaatgtttaactaGGTTAGTTGTGTTACCACAATGCCTCACAGTCTTCCTACAAATGTCACAAGCTGCATCGTTTTTATTAGAAGAACTAGAATAGCTCCAAACATGACTCCGTTTGCGTTCATGCGACTAGTACTGCGCACGCCACACACTTCCAAACCGTGAGCTTCCAGCAGCAGGCAGCATAAACAGGGAGCCCAGTGTGCGCCCCCCAGTGGTGGGTTAAGGCATTTATATTGTGCCGTATCACGCACCACGGTTGGCGGAAGAAGaagtagttctggtcaaaaaaacGTAATTTTTGAAGAATGACCAGCCAATTAATAACTTTAAATCACTCAAATATCGATACTTTAATGACAGAATCGATTTCAAACCATAAATAGCCAGAATCGGAGTATCGATACTTTAGTATCGAGCTGCACATCCCTACCTCACATACTTACCTTGAACAAACATTTTGTGGTTTCCCTGCTCTTTCAAAACATGTTGGTGAAGGCAGCTCAAACAAATTGTAGAGATATTCAGTCCTGGTCTGACATCCAAGATCACCTCAATGATATCTTCTCTATTTGGAGCCAGAGAAAGATTTCAAGATTTGGAAAAGCTCATATTTAACATCACGGTTGgtacattttaaataaattcCAGGGACATGTTGTTCAACAGGAGGAAGTCATCGGCAGTAGAgatggacaatatatctgcatcaatatcagtatcggccgatgttagtcatttgttagcatatcggtatcggttctaTAAATAATACTGGGACGATATTAACAACCACCATTTTTTCCATCCTGTTTCCATTTGTTTgcgtgtttcagagggtgaggtggGTGCTGTGCAATTGTTTAGTCAtgagaacagtgaatgaaatcatctcagaactgtaaatgtgtgtggtttgtgtacataataacgtaaattcagctttaataattttcattctatacaaaatctgctgattttagaagctttaatgtcagtatattggtatcggcaaatatcagttatcggccataacagtgatcttaatatcggatatcggtatcggtatgAGAAGAAACTCAATGAGTATTTCATCAAGAACACAGGGTCAGTTCAAGAAATCATAAGGGTTCTCCAAATCTGTCTTATTTAAGCTGTTAGTGTGGCTTGCTTGGTAGGTTTTTCCTAAATATAATTGTACTTCAAACCCAATGGCCCCTGCTGGTGCACACCATTCTGTGTCAACTCTTGGGCTCAGCAATTTCAACAAGTAGAAAAGTTATTTCATACCAACATTCTAAATACTCCTGGGTCTATCACTATGCAGTCAAGATTGAAGCAACTCACTTGAGAGACTATGTTTCCTCTTTGGTCTGACAACACTTTTAGTTCCTCCAGGCAACTGTGAACAGTGTCTTTAGAGAGCAACGTGTGGGTGTCCCACTTGGACCTGGTACCTCTATGACCCAACC
It contains:
- the LOC129154767 gene encoding E3 SUMO-protein ligase ZBED1-like — translated: MIVKDLQPMSIVEDQGFQQFVRALDPKYKLPGRKKLTETVLVNMFTECKEKVRASLKNASSVVLTSDMWTSVSTEAYLTVTCHLIENWQMREFALETHTFHGTHTADNISLELKRITEEWGITEKVVAVVTDNGANMVAAVHKAGWRHHPCFAHTLNLIVKASLKAVPEVVQVLEKCSAIVSYFHHSSKATEKLRDIQQQLKVAEHKLIQSVETCWNSVCYMLERLCEQNEAVTTALCLLGKNTLCLNQGELSLIKQIVDALQPFEEVTREVSSEKHISVSTVIPLVSLIRRAVSACERQSNSLATQLAQQCQRRFRGVETIHCLAASTFVDVRFKHFGFRDKDSVEVMKIRLCAEMQEVYQAGQSAVPPTPGSVSTACSTSEEPSASVPSTSGYNQSPTASGSTATKGGIWTDFDKQVMSNQHHRSASTDVLIEVRRYSEEKLIPRDKDPLLWWQEHEQTFPALSKLAVRCLGVVASRAGVGHIFSPGVSDPRPAHLTNYY